A part of Brassica rapa cultivar Chiifu-401-42 chromosome A05, CAAS_Brap_v3.01, whole genome shotgun sequence genomic DNA contains:
- the LOC103870291 gene encoding rRNA biogenesis protein RRP5 isoform X2: protein MVAPSKLPSGKRNDSTKVFKSSKKPFKKTKDDVAARSEAMALQLEDVPDFPRGGGTSLSKTERKKIYEEVDAEFEAEERVSKRSKGGKPNKKRNPSEVDELGSLFDGGLTGKRPRYANKITIKNISPGMKLLGVVTEVNQKDIVISLPGGLRGLVRASEALDFTDFGTEDDENELLRDIFSVGQLVPCFVLQLDDDKKEAGKRKIWLSLRLSLLHKGFSLDSFQPGMVVTASVKSVEDHGYILHFGLPSITGFIKKSNDGNQELKTGQLIQGVVTNIDKERKIVSLSADPDSVAKCVTKDLSGMSFDLLIPGMMVNARVQSVLENGILLGFLMYFTGTVDLFHLQNPMCNKSWKDEYTQTKMVNARILFMDPSTRAVGLTLNPHLVGNKAPPLHVSSGDIFDEAKVVRVDKSGLLLELLSKPVSTPAYVSTYDAAEDEVKKLEKNFKEGNRIRVRILGLKHMEGLAIGTLKESAFEGPAFTHSDVKPGMVTKAKIISVDTFGAIVQFPGGLKAMCPLQHMSEFEVTKPRKKFKVGAELIFRVLGCKSKRITVTCKKTLVKSKLPILSSYADATEGLVTHGWITKIEKHGCFVRFYNGVQGFVARFELGLEPGSDPSSVFHVGEVVKCRVTSAVHGTRRINLSFMIKPTSVSEDDSIKLGSIVSGVIDSITPQAVTVHVKSKGLLKGTVSAEHLADHHEQAKLMMSLLRPGFELDKLLIIDIDGNNLALSSKYSLIKLAEELPSDISQLQPNSVVHGYVCNLIENGCFVRFLGRLTGFAPRSKAIDEPRADLSESFFVGQSVRANIVDINQEKSRITLSLKQSSCASVDASFIQEYFLTDEKISDLQSSDITESECSWVEKFSIGSLVKGTVHEQNELGLVVNFDNIDNVLGFIPQYHLGGATLEHGSVVEAVVLDLSRAERLVDLSLRPELINNSTKEVSSNQSKKKRRRAISKELEVHQRVSAVVEIVKEQYLILSIPEHGYTIGYASISDYNTQKLPVKQFSAGQSVVASVEALQKSLTSGRLLLLLDSVSGISDTPHSKRTKNKSSCGVGSVVHAEITEIKPLEVRVNFGQSFRGRIHITEVDDVSTSDEPFSKLRVGQSVSARVIAKPWHTNIEKSLWELSSKPAILRDSSELNGIQVREQLEFVTGERVRGYVYKVDKEWVWLTISRNVTACVFILDTGCDAQELEEFERRFPIGKAVSGYVLTYDKEKKTARLVQRPLLDIQKSIANGGGCKTDNLDSSIPGVDATLFIHEGDILGGRISKILPGVGGLRVQIGSYVFGRVPYVVGRVHFTEINDSWVSNPLDGFHEGQFVKCKVLEISNSSKGTLQIELSLRTSLDGMTSDQLSEASNDNVNICKRFERIEGLSPDMAIQGYVKNTMSKGCFIMLSRKLDAKVLLSNLSDTFVKDPEKEFPVGKLVTGRVLNVESLSKRVEVTLKKGNAGGQPKSESYDLKQFHVGDVISGSIKRVEPYGLFITIDNTSMVGLCHKSQLSDDRIEDVQARYEAGESVTAKILKLDEEKQRISLGMKSSYFMNDDDDKAQPPSDENAKEDSMECDPVNDSKSGVLAAVGDFGFQETGYERHRGSSLVLSQVESRASIPALEVNLDDIEESGFDNDQNEKLQGVDKDEKSKRREKQKDKEERERKIQAAEGRLLENHAPESADEFEKLVRSSPNSSFVWIKYMAFMLSLADIEKARSIAERALRTINIREEDEKLNIWVAYFNLENEHGSPPEEAVKKVFERARQYCDPKKVYHALLGVYERTEQYKLADKLLDEMIKKFKQSCKVWLRKVQSHLKQDEDDIQSIVNRALLCLPRHKHIKFISQTAILEFKCGVAERGRSLFEGVLREYPKRTDLWSVYLDQEIRLGEVDVIRSLFERAISLSLPPKKMKFLFKKFLEYEKTAGDDERVEYVKQRAMEYADSTLA from the exons ATGGTGGCTCCGTCAAAACTTCCAAGTGGAAAACGTAATGACTCCACTAAAGTATTCAAGTCCTCAAAGAAACCCTTCAAGAAGACGAAGGACGATGTTGCCGCAAGGTCTGAAGCCATGGCTCTCCAGCTCGAAGACGTTCCTGACTTTCCTCGAG GGGGAGGCACTTCTCTGAGCAAAACAGAGCGAAAGAAAATATACGAAGAGGTCGACGCTGAGTTTGAAGCCGAGGAGCGTGTTTCCAAGAGGAGTAAAGGAGGTAAACCTAATAAGAAGAGAAACCCTAGCGAGGTTGACGAATTGGGATCTCTTTTCGACGGTGGTTTAACTGGGAAACGGCCTAGATATGCCAATAAGATTACCATTAAG AATATCTCTCCGGGAATGAAGCTTCTGGGAGTTGTTACAGAAGTAAACCAGAAGGATATTGTAATTAGTCTTCCAGGGGGATTACGTGGATTAGTTCGCGCAAGCGAGGCCTTGGATTTTACGGATTTCGGAACTGAG GACGATGAAAATGAACTCCTTCGAGACATTTTTTCTGTGGGCCAGCTTGTTCCTTGCTTTGTATTGCAGTTAGATGATGATAAGAAGGAGGCGGGCAAAAGGAAAATATGGCTTTCGTTGAGGCTTTCTTTGTTGCACAAGGGATTCAGTTTGGATTCCTTTCAACCGGGAATG GTAGTCACTGCAAGCGTGAAAAGCGTGGAAGATCATGGTTATATCCTTCACTTTGGATTGCCTTCTATCACAGGATTTATCAAAAAAAGCAACGATG GAAATCAAGAGTTAAAGACTGGGCAACTTATTCAGGGCGTGGTTACAAATATTGATAAAGAACGGAAAATTGTTTCTCTTAGTGCAGACCCAGATTCAGTGGCGAAGTGTGTG ACCAAGGATCTTAGTGGTATGTCGTTTGATCTTCTCATACCAGGCATGATGGTTAATGCCCGTGTGCAATCTGTTCTTGAGAATGGGATACTGTTAGGATTTCTTATGTACTTTACTGGAACG GTTGATCTATTCCATTTACAAAATCCAATGTGTAACAAGAGCTGGAAGGATGAATACACTCAGACTAAGATG GTCAATGCTAGAATACTGTTTATGGATCCATCAACTAGAGCTGTTGGTTTGACGTTAAACCCACATCTTGTTGGTAACAAGGCTCCTCCTTTG CATGTCTCTAGCGGAGACATATTTGACGAAGCAAAAGTTGTCCGTGTTGATAAATCAGGCCTTCTTCTTGAACTCCTTTCTAAGCCTGTTTCAACTCCAGCATATGTTAGC ACATATGACGCAGCAGAAGATGAAGTAAAGAAACTGGAAAAGAATTTCAAGGAAGGAAACCGCATCCGTGTTCGAATCCTCGGCCTTAAGCATATGGAGGGGTTGGCCATAGGGACTTTAAAG GAAAGTGCTTTTGAAGGTCCAGCTTTCACCCACTCAGATGTCAAGCCTGGTATGGTGACGAAGGCAAAAATCATATCTGTTGATACATTTGGTGCCATTGTGCAATTTCCGGGTGGTTTGAAAGCAATGTGCCCACTTCAGCATATGTCTGAGTTTGAAGTTACGAAGCCCAGGAAAAAGTTCAAG GTTGGAGCTGAATTAATATTTCGGGTGCTTGGCTGCAAATCAAAGAGAATAACTGTTACATGCAAGAAAACACTT GTCAAGTCTAAACTTCCGATTTTGAGTTCTTACGCTGATGCAACTGAAGGACTAGTGACACATGGCTGGATAACAAAGATTGAAAAGCATGGATGCTTTGTTCGCTTCTATAATGGGGTGCAAGGATTTGTTGCCAG ATTTGAACTTGGATTAGAGCCTGGAAGTGATCCCAGTTCAGTGTTTCATGTCGGGGAGGTTGTCAAATGCAGAGTAACCAGTGCGGTTCATGGTACTCGAAGGATCAACCTTAGCTTTATGATAAAACCAACAAG TGTTTCTGAAGACGATTCCATCAAGTTAGGTAGTATTGTATCTGGGGTAATTGATAGTATAACTCCTCAGGCAGTCACTGTCCATGTTAAATCCAAAGGTTTGCTGAAGGGAACAGTTTCTGCTGAACATTTAGCTGATCATCATG AGCAAGCAAAACTAATGATGTCACTTTTAAGACCTGGATTTGAGCTTGATAAGCTGCTGATAATAG ACATTGACGGCAATAACTTGGCCCTCTCTTCAAAGTATTCTCTGATCAAGCTTGCTGAAGAGCTTCCTTCGGATATTAGTCAGCTGCAGCCAAACTCAGTGGTTCAT GGTTATGTTTGTAACTTGATTGAAAATGGCTGCTTTGTCCGTTTTCTGGGTCGGTTGACTGGTTTCGCCCCTAGAAGCAAG GCAATTGACGAACCCAGGGCAGATCTGTCAGAATCCTTCTTTGTTGGACAATCGGTTCGGGCTAATATAGTTGAT ATCAATCAAGAAAAAAGCAGGATAACTCTTTCATTGAAACAGTCATCTTGTGCTTCTGTAGATGCTTCTTTTATCCAGGAGTACTTCCTTACGGATGAGAAG ATCTCGGACCTGCAATCATCTGATATCACTGAAAGTGAATGTAGTTGGGTTGAGAAATTCTCTATTGGGAGTTTGGTCAAGGGAACCGTACATGAGCAAAATGAACTGGGTTTGGTGGTGAATTTTGACAATATTGATAACGTGCTTGGTTTTATACCTCAGTATCATT TGGGTGGAGCTACTTTAGAACACGGTTCTGTTGTCGAAGCAGTTGTTCTTGATTTATCTAGGGCAGAGAGACTAGTTGATTTGTCTTTGCGGCCTGAGCTCATAAACAACTCAACCAAAGAGGTGTCCAGCAACCAGTCCAAAAAG AAACGTAGAAGAGCTATTTCCAAGGAACTTGAAGTCCACCAAAGGGTCAGCGCTGTTGTAGAGATTGTGAAGGAGCAATACTTG attttgtcGATTCCAGAACATGGTTACACTATAGGATATGCGTCAATATCAGACTATAACACACAGAAGTTACCAGTGAAACAATTTTCAGCTGGACAAAG TGTTGTTGCGTCTGTGGAGGCTCTGCAAAAGTCTTTGACGTCGGGGAGGTTGCTTCTACTTCTTGACTCTGTTTCGGGTATTTCTGATACACCCCATTCTAAGAGGACAAAGAATAAATCCAGTTGTGGGGTTGGTTCTGTTGTCCACGCCGAG ATTACTGAAATAAAGCCTTTGGAAGTAAGAGTAAACTTTGGCCAAAGTTTCCGAGGAAGAATCCACATAACGGAG GTGGATGATGTAAGTACAAGTGATGAACCTTTTTCCAAATTAAGAGTCGGGCAATCAGTGTCTGCAAGGGTTATTGCAAAGCCCTGGCATACTAATATCGAAAAGAGTCTTTGGGAGCTTTCTTCAAAGCCTGCAATACTTAGAG ACTCCAGTGAATTGAATGGCATTCAAGTGAGGGAACAGCTTGAGTTTGTTACTGGAGAGCGTGTCAGGGGATATGTCTACAAAGTGGATAAAGAATGGGTTTGGCTGACAATATCTCGCAATGTGACGGCATGCGTGTTCATTTTAGACACTGGATGCGACGCTCAAGAACTTGAGGAGTTCGAGAGGCGTTTTCCCATTGGTAAAGCTGTTTCAGGCTATGTTCTGACGTAcgataaagaaaagaaaacagcaCGGTTGGTTCAGCGTCCACTACTTGATATCCAGAAAAGCATTGCCAACGGTGGAGGCTGTAAAACGGATAATCTAGACAGTAGTATTCCTGGTGTTGATGCTACTCTATTCATTCATGAAGGAGACATTCTTGGTGGAAGAATTTCTAAGATACTTCCTGGTGTTGGTGGACTTCGTGTGCAAATAGGTTCTTACGTGTTTGGGAGAGTTCCTTACGTGGTTGGGAGAGTTCATTTTACTGAAATCAATGATTCATGGGTCTCCAATCCGTTAGATGGATTTCATGAAGGTCAGTTTGTCAAGTGCAAGGTCTTGGAAATCAGCAATTCTAGTAAAGGGACTTTGCAAATTGAATTGTCGTTACGGACATCTCTAGATGGTATGACTTCTGACCAACTCTCAGAAGCTTCAAATGATAA TGTCAATATATGCAAACGTTTTGAAAGGATTGAAGGTCTTTCTCCTGATATGGCCATCCAG GGTTATGTCAAGAATACGATGTCAAAAGGTTGTTTTATTATGCTTTCAAGGAAACTCGACGCAAAAGTTTTATTGTCAAATTTAAGTGATACTTTTGTCAAGGATCCCGAAAAGGAGTTTCCAGTAGGGAAACTTGTAACTGGCAG GGTGTTAAATGTCGAGTCGTTATCCAAGCGGGTAGAAGTCACTCTGAAAAAAGGAAATGCGGGTGGGCAACCAAAATCTGAATCTTATGACTTGAAGCAATTCCATGTTGGAGACGTGATTTCGGGGAGCATCAAACGAGTGGAGCCCTATGGCTTATTCATTACAATAGACAACACGAGCATG GTTGGATTATGTCATAAATCACAGCTTTCTGATGATCGTATTGAGGATGTACAAGCCAGATATGAGGCTGGGGAAAGCGTCACCGCAAAGATTTTGAAG CTGGACGAGGAAAAGCAACGTATATCGCTTGGGATGAAGAGTTCTTATTTTATGAACGACGATGATGACAAGGCACAGCCACCTTCTGATGAAAACGCTAAAGAAGACAGCATGGAATGTGATCCAGTCAATGATTCGAAGTCGGGAGTTCTTGCAGCAGTTGGTGATTTTGGGTTCCAGGAAACAGGCTATGAAAGACATAGGGGATCTTCTCTGGTTCTTTCCCAAGTTGAGTCAAGGGCTTCTATCCCTGCGCTTGAGGTTAACCTTGACGACATTGAGGAGTCGGGCTTTGACAACGATCAGAATGAGAAACTGCAGGGAGTCGACAAAGATGAAAAGAGCAAGAGAAGGGAAAAGcaaaaagacaaagaagaaag AGAGAGAAAAATACAAGCTGCTGAAGGAAGATTGCTGGAGAATCATGCTCCTGAGAGTGCTGATGAATTTGAGAAATTGGTTAGAAGCTCTCCAAATAGCAGCTTTGTCTGGATTAAGTATATGGCGTTCATGCTCAGTTTGGCTGATATTGAGAAAGCCAGGTCCATCGCTGAGAG GGCCTTGAGGACTATAAATATTCGTGAAGAAGATGAGAAGCTAAACATATGGGTTGCTTACTTCAATTTGGAAAATGAACATGGAAGTCCTCCAGAG GAAGCTGTTAAGAAAGTTTTTGAAAGAGCACGTCAATACTGTGACCCAAAGAAAGTTTACCACGCTCTCTTGGGCGTTTACGAGAGAACAGAGCAATATAAATTGGCTGATAAGCTGCTTGATGAGATGATCAAGAAGTTCAAGCAATCCTGCAAG GTTTGGTTAAGGAAAGTACAAAGTCATCTGAAGCAAGACGAGGACGACATTCAGTCTATCGTCAATCGTGCCTTGCTGTGTCTTCCGCGCCATAAGCACATTAAATTCATATCACAAACTGCTATTCTTGAGTTCAAATGCGGAGTTGCAGAGAGAGGGAGATCACTTTTTGAAGGCGTTCTTAGGGAATACCCAAAAAGAACAGACTTGTGGAGTGTTTATCTTGACCAG GAGATTCGATTGGGAGAAGTTGATGTGATTAGATCCTTGTTCGAGAGAGCCATTAGCTTGAGCTTGCCTCCTAAGAAGATGAAG tttttattcaAGAAGTTCTTGGAATATGAGAAAACTGCTGGTGACGATGAGAGAGTCGAGTACGTGAAGCAAAGGGCAATGGAGTATGCCGACAGTACCTTGGCCTGA